Within the Longimicrobiales bacterium genome, the region AGCGCGTCGATGATGCCCGTCGGATTCACCGTCTGCAGGTGCATGATCGCGATGGAGTACTCCTCCTTCGTCGGCGCGAGCACGAGCCCGGTGATATTGACGCGGTGCTCGATGCCGATCACGCGCACCACACGGGCCAGCTCGCCCGGCCGATTCTCCATGCGCACTTCAATGCGTGACGACG harbors:
- a CDS encoding ACT domain-containing protein, coding for SSRIEVRMENRPGELARVVRVIGIEHRVNITGLVLAPTKEEYSIAIMHLQTVNPTGIIDALRRLGYTIGWPSLEIEAYGPLEPSDGHSPTRGVVTSWPE